A part of Melittangium boletus DSM 14713 genomic DNA contains:
- a CDS encoding xanthine dehydrogenase family protein molybdopterin-binding subunit: MSAPLDRRSFLQGALVLAFTLARPSALGASSPPGKLPRDLEKTPALDAWLRIGADGRVTLKTGKVELGQGILTAFGQLCADELDIELSRLDILSGDTRHSPHQGLTAGSLSMPEGGSAVRAASAEVRALLVSMASERLGVPGKLLKVRDGTLTAPSGGGSVTYWSLVGGRTLNQEATGTVAPKPISERRYIGQPMPRRDLPAKLTGETAFVQDLRPASLVHGRVIRPPSPGAALVEVEQASVERMPGVLKVVRDGNFLGVIATQEWKAHKAATRLAENARWREGAPLPVDPHAWLLAQSSQDTVIQDVVRPKGPAPARTLEASYRRPYLMHGSIGPSCAVAEWNGDVLTVDTHSQGVFDTAQAIAKMLGLPEDKVWARHLSGAGCYGHNAADDAAADAALLARALPGHAVRVQWSRQDEHTWEPYGPAMVTKVRASVDGKGDVLDWAYELWSTSHGTRPGGAPGNLLAGRALATPFPMPVPRNGGPPNYAADRNAIPLYAFPGQKITTHFVTEMPLRVSSLRGLGAHANVFSIESFMDELAHAANVDPLAYRLRQLNDPRARDVLQKAAERFGWSTRPRAPHHGRGIGFARYKNLASYCAVCLEVSVEPATQAIQVVRAVVAADAGEIVNPDGLANQLEGGLIQSLSWSLKEAVQYDAHRIRSRDWSTYPLLTFSEVPPVEVALVDRPGEPFLGAGEASQGPTAAALANAVFDATGLRVRDLPLTPERLAATRRAQGAGQ; this comes from the coding sequence ATGAGCGCTCCACTCGATCGGAGATCCTTCCTCCAGGGGGCGCTGGTGCTCGCCTTCACCCTCGCCCGTCCCTCCGCCCTGGGCGCCTCATCCCCTCCGGGGAAGCTCCCTCGGGATCTGGAGAAGACACCCGCCCTCGACGCCTGGCTGCGCATCGGCGCGGATGGCCGGGTCACGCTCAAGACCGGCAAGGTGGAGCTGGGCCAGGGCATCCTGACGGCGTTCGGCCAGTTGTGCGCCGACGAGCTGGACATCGAGTTGTCGCGATTGGACATCCTCTCCGGCGACACCCGGCACTCCCCCCATCAGGGGCTCACCGCGGGCAGCCTGTCCATGCCCGAGGGCGGATCGGCCGTGCGCGCCGCCTCCGCCGAGGTGCGTGCCCTGCTGGTGAGCATGGCCAGCGAACGGCTCGGCGTGCCCGGCAAGCTCCTGAAGGTGCGCGACGGCACCCTCACGGCGCCGTCTGGAGGAGGCAGCGTCACCTACTGGAGCCTCGTGGGCGGGCGGACCCTCAACCAGGAGGCGACCGGCACCGTCGCGCCCAAGCCCATCTCCGAGCGGCGCTACATCGGCCAGCCCATGCCTCGCCGGGATCTGCCCGCCAAGCTCACGGGGGAGACGGCCTTCGTCCAGGACCTGCGGCCCGCCTCCCTCGTGCACGGCCGGGTCATCCGGCCCCCGTCTCCCGGAGCGGCGCTCGTCGAGGTGGAACAGGCCTCGGTGGAGCGCATGCCCGGCGTCCTCAAGGTCGTGCGGGACGGGAACTTCCTGGGCGTCATCGCCACCCAGGAGTGGAAGGCCCACAAGGCCGCGACCCGGCTCGCGGAGAACGCCCGGTGGCGTGAGGGCGCTCCCCTGCCCGTGGATCCCCACGCGTGGCTGCTGGCCCAGTCCTCCCAGGACACGGTCATCCAGGACGTCGTGCGCCCCAAGGGCCCCGCGCCCGCGCGCACCCTGGAGGCGAGCTACCGCCGCCCCTACCTGATGCACGGCTCCATCGGCCCCTCGTGCGCGGTGGCGGAGTGGAATGGCGACGTGCTGACCGTGGACACCCACAGCCAGGGTGTCTTCGACACGGCCCAGGCGATCGCGAAGATGCTCGGCCTGCCCGAGGACAAGGTGTGGGCCCGGCACCTGAGCGGCGCGGGCTGCTACGGCCACAACGCCGCGGACGATGCCGCCGCCGATGCCGCCCTGCTCGCCCGTGCCCTGCCTGGCCACGCCGTTCGCGTGCAGTGGTCGCGCCAGGACGAGCACACCTGGGAGCCCTACGGGCCCGCCATGGTGACGAAGGTGCGCGCCAGCGTGGATGGGAAGGGCGACGTGCTCGATTGGGCGTACGAGCTGTGGTCCACCTCGCATGGCACGCGTCCCGGAGGAGCGCCAGGCAACCTGCTCGCGGGCAGAGCCCTCGCCACGCCCTTCCCCATGCCCGTGCCCCGGAATGGAGGCCCCCCCAACTACGCCGCCGACCGCAACGCGATTCCCCTCTACGCGTTTCCTGGCCAGAAGATCACCACTCACTTCGTCACCGAGATGCCCCTGCGCGTCTCGTCCCTTCGCGGCCTCGGCGCCCACGCCAACGTCTTCTCCATCGAGTCCTTCATGGATGAGCTGGCCCACGCGGCGAACGTGGATCCCCTCGCCTACCGGCTCCGCCAGCTGAACGATCCGCGCGCCCGCGACGTCCTCCAGAAGGCGGCCGAACGCTTCGGCTGGTCCACGCGGCCCCGAGCCCCCCATCACGGCCGGGGCATCGGCTTCGCCCGGTACAAGAACCTCGCGAGCTACTGCGCCGTGTGCCTCGAGGTCTCCGTGGAGCCCGCCACCCAGGCCATCCAGGTGGTGCGCGCCGTGGTGGCCGCCGACGCGGGAGAGATCGTCAACCCGGATGGACTCGCCAACCAGCTCGAGGGCGGGCTCATCCAGTCCTTGAGCTGGAGCTTGAAGGAAGCGGTCCAGTACGACGCCCACCGCATCCGCTCGCGCGACTGGAGCACCTATCCGCTGCTCACCTTCTCCGAGGTGCCCCCCGTGGAGGTCGCGCTCGTCGACCGCCCCGGAGAGCCCTTCCTCGGCGCGGGAGAGGCCTCGCAAGGCCCCACCGCGGCGGCCCTGGCCAATGCCGTCTTCGATGCCACGGGCCTGCGGGTGCGCGACCTGCCGCTGACTCCGGAGCGTCTGGCGGCGACACGGCGGGCTCAAGGCGCCGGGCAGTGA
- a CDS encoding Isoquinoline 1-oxidoreductase subunit, translated as MRVLPVTLLTLSLTAPSLVACTLTSQPRVSSDTEAAPEPALEPGDALRPVSSFSGIADLEARSVALFTEAGRVITHPRCTNCHPADGVPRQGLEQRPHLPRATGGENGHGPPGLPCAACHPAANTPVVGESLRSVPGNPKWALAPAEMAWVGRSLGSICEQLKDPARNGGKSLVQLQHHMAGDELVAWGWAPGAGRQPVPPSQKVFGELIQAWIDTGAHCPAP; from the coding sequence ATGCGCGTGCTTCCCGTCACCCTCCTGACGTTGAGCCTCACCGCCCCATCGCTCGTGGCCTGTACCCTGACGTCCCAGCCCCGCGTCTCCTCGGACACGGAGGCCGCGCCCGAGCCCGCGCTCGAGCCAGGTGATGCCCTCCGGCCCGTCTCGTCCTTCTCCGGCATCGCGGACCTCGAGGCCCGTTCGGTGGCCCTCTTCACCGAGGCCGGCCGCGTCATCACCCATCCCCGGTGCACGAACTGTCATCCCGCGGACGGGGTGCCCCGCCAGGGGCTGGAGCAGCGGCCCCACCTGCCACGGGCAACGGGAGGCGAGAACGGTCACGGTCCCCCGGGCCTGCCGTGCGCGGCCTGTCACCCCGCGGCCAACACCCCCGTGGTGGGCGAGTCCCTGCGGAGCGTTCCGGGCAACCCGAAGTGGGCCCTGGCGCCAGCGGAGATGGCCTGGGTGGGCCGCTCGCTCGGGAGCATCTGCGAGCAGCTCAAGGATCCGGCGCGCAATGGGGGCAAGAGCCTCGTGCAATTGCAGCACCACATGGCCGGGGATGAACTGGTCGCGTGGGGATGGGCGCCGGGAGCGGGCCGTCAGCCCGTGCCCCCGTCCCAGAAGGTGTTTGGCGAGCTCATCCAGGCATGGATCGACACCGGGGCTCACTGCCCGGCGCCTTGA
- a CDS encoding serine/threonine-protein kinase — protein MRSGPVETQGSSATINRVRVGTINHVRIAGVIDETFPLTSTMTDLGGLIIVDLGQVERISSFGVRRWIEFASKLPQGGISLYVVNAPPVMVDQLNMVEGFAGVARVLSVLAPYMCRACGEDRLRLVDLQAESAVIAEGRAPEHSCPVCAGKLEFADLPSEFFDYARRQQFGTVDPVVMRYLRATTPSAPASLTTHLKIVQDDITYVTLASELKADLNVRRLASGLEGRVAFDFSHVSKVEPEAIPKLEQVLSTAAQGAQVVLCRVPSPVLNALARFGKPLAAQINTLWLPCECRNCGHEHQQRTLASEYLTKLLANASPERECPICGGTARLPAIPQLVPLLSRSSLVEKHLEDIEALEPRALSQYLFGNTNAEPSNNKGSNSDISNSLGANKLQIIRRLGQGGMAEVFLAKQVGVKGFEKFVVMKKILPQFAENTEFVDMLFAEARANARLTHPNVVQTFDVGLSDSVAYILMEYVRGPDLKKLMNELKRKGIALPLEHALRIVAETAAGLHYAHSYVDPAGVPHPVVHRDVSPHNVLISLDGAIKLSDFGIAKVQGEENTQAGVLKGKISYISPEAAAGRPLDARNDVFALGVVLFELLTGQLPFKRDHDAATLSAIVREPAPVPSQLKPSIPQDVSDLILRALVKEPARRTPSAAALREEIEAVMAHHRLNSSPAAVAQFFKATLGERLAEFGPTQQGPFTGSFPSVPAGLTSNAPRPPPPPTVTGEMAAPADTQIPMRAGAAPRTPSLSAPMPAAPPPPPPRPLSSEDRTEVNVSKPGLIAMPSRAHQAQAVAPTSGPLAPVPPPAAVSPTRVAPAPVNTAVARPSASPAAAPVPPAARPATPLVQPIAAQAPAAAQLPAPSAASRPPFARWAAFGAVGLLLVGGVGVVVPKIFSRGGVEVINREPGEQLYVAGLQVEDPSTLDLENAKQLVVSTAVDGQLRRFGIAVRKDVIDVRALPEARPQPGSKGTLRVSGHSGCFVNVDGRMAPGATPVSIDIEAGKELGVSVSCPGQPVWSRRVMAVPGQEVEVVPSTGT, from the coding sequence ATGAGGAGCGGGCCGGTGGAGACGCAGGGTTCCAGTGCCACGATCAACCGCGTGCGCGTGGGCACGATCAACCACGTACGCATCGCGGGCGTCATCGACGAAACCTTTCCCCTCACGTCCACCATGACGGACCTGGGCGGGCTCATCATCGTCGATCTCGGCCAGGTGGAGCGCATCAGCTCCTTCGGCGTGCGGCGGTGGATCGAGTTCGCCAGCAAGCTGCCGCAGGGAGGCATTTCCCTCTACGTGGTGAACGCGCCGCCGGTGATGGTGGACCAGCTCAACATGGTGGAGGGCTTCGCCGGCGTGGCGCGGGTGTTGTCCGTGCTGGCGCCCTACATGTGCCGCGCGTGTGGCGAGGATCGGCTGCGCCTGGTGGACCTGCAGGCGGAGTCGGCGGTCATCGCCGAGGGCCGTGCTCCCGAGCACTCCTGTCCCGTGTGCGCGGGCAAGCTGGAGTTCGCGGATCTCCCGAGCGAGTTCTTCGACTACGCCCGGCGCCAGCAGTTCGGCACGGTGGACCCCGTGGTGATGCGCTACCTGCGCGCCACCACGCCCAGCGCTCCCGCCTCGCTCACCACCCACTTGAAGATCGTCCAGGACGACATCACCTACGTCACCCTGGCCAGCGAGCTGAAGGCGGACCTGAATGTGCGCCGTCTGGCCTCGGGGCTGGAAGGGCGTGTCGCCTTCGACTTCTCCCACGTCTCCAAGGTGGAGCCCGAGGCGATTCCCAAGCTGGAGCAGGTGCTGAGCACGGCGGCGCAGGGGGCTCAGGTGGTGCTCTGCCGGGTGCCCTCGCCGGTGCTCAACGCGCTCGCGCGCTTCGGCAAGCCGCTCGCCGCGCAGATCAACACGCTGTGGCTGCCGTGCGAGTGCCGCAACTGTGGCCATGAGCACCAGCAGCGCACGCTCGCCTCCGAGTACCTGACCAAGCTGCTCGCCAACGCGAGCCCCGAGCGCGAGTGTCCCATCTGCGGTGGCACGGCGCGCCTTCCCGCCATTCCCCAACTGGTGCCGCTGCTCAGCCGCTCCTCCCTGGTGGAGAAGCACCTGGAGGACATCGAGGCGCTCGAGCCGCGCGCCCTGAGCCAGTACCTCTTCGGCAACACCAACGCGGAGCCCAGCAACAACAAGGGCAGCAACTCGGACATCAGCAACAGCCTGGGCGCCAACAAGCTGCAGATCATCCGCCGGCTGGGGCAGGGCGGCATGGCGGAGGTGTTCCTCGCCAAGCAGGTGGGGGTGAAGGGCTTCGAGAAGTTCGTGGTGATGAAGAAGATCCTCCCGCAGTTCGCGGAGAACACGGAGTTCGTCGACATGCTCTTCGCGGAGGCGCGCGCCAATGCCCGCCTCACGCACCCCAACGTCGTGCAGACGTTCGACGTGGGCCTGTCCGACAGCGTGGCGTACATCCTCATGGAGTACGTGCGCGGTCCGGACCTCAAGAAGTTGATGAACGAGCTCAAGCGCAAGGGGATCGCCCTGCCGCTGGAGCACGCGCTGCGCATCGTGGCCGAGACGGCCGCGGGCCTGCACTACGCGCACAGCTACGTGGACCCCGCGGGCGTGCCGCACCCGGTGGTGCACCGCGACGTGAGCCCCCACAACGTGCTCATCTCGCTGGATGGCGCCATCAAGCTGAGTGACTTCGGCATCGCCAAGGTGCAGGGCGAGGAGAACACCCAGGCGGGTGTGCTCAAGGGGAAGATTTCCTACATCTCCCCGGAGGCGGCGGCGGGCCGGCCGTTGGACGCGCGCAACGACGTGTTCGCCCTGGGCGTGGTGCTCTTCGAACTGCTCACCGGCCAGTTGCCCTTCAAGAGGGACCACGACGCGGCCACGCTCAGCGCCATCGTGCGCGAGCCCGCCCCGGTGCCCTCGCAGCTCAAGCCCTCCATTCCCCAGGACGTGTCGGATCTCATCCTGCGCGCCCTGGTGAAGGAGCCGGCGCGCCGCACGCCGTCCGCCGCCGCCCTGCGCGAGGAGATCGAGGCGGTGATGGCGCACCACCGGCTCAACTCGTCGCCGGCGGCGGTGGCCCAGTTCTTCAAGGCCACGCTCGGCGAGCGGCTCGCGGAGTTCGGTCCCACCCAGCAGGGGCCCTTCACGGGCTCGTTCCCGAGCGTCCCGGCCGGCCTCACCTCCAACGCGCCGCGTCCTCCGCCGCCTCCGACGGTGACGGGGGAGATGGCGGCTCCCGCGGACACGCAGATTCCCATGCGCGCGGGCGCGGCTCCTCGTACGCCGTCGCTGTCCGCCCCCATGCCGGCCGCTCCTCCGCCGCCTCCGCCGCGGCCGCTCTCCTCCGAGGATCGCACCGAGGTCAACGTCTCCAAGCCGGGGCTCATCGCCATGCCCTCGCGGGCCCATCAGGCCCAGGCGGTCGCGCCGACTTCTGGCCCGCTGGCGCCCGTGCCTCCTCCAGCGGCGGTCTCGCCCACCCGTGTGGCCCCCGCGCCGGTGAACACGGCGGTCGCACGTCCGTCGGCATCGCCCGCCGCGGCTCCCGTACCGCCCGCCGCCCGTCCGGCCACTCCCCTGGTTCAGCCCATCGCGGCCCAGGCGCCCGCCGCCGCGCAGCTTCCCGCTCCGTCCGCGGCCAGCCGTCCCCCCTTCGCCCGGTGGGCGGCCTTTGGCGCCGTGGGCCTGCTGCTCGTGGGGGGCGTGGGGGTGGTGGTTCCCAAGATCTTCTCGCGAGGCGGTGTCGAGGTGATCAACCGCGAGCCGGGCGAGCAGCTCTACGTCGCCGGACTCCAGGTGGAGGACCCCAGCACGCTCGATCTGGAGAACGCCAAACAGCTCGTCGTGTCCACGGCGGTGGATGGCCAGCTGCGCCGCTTCGGCATCGCGGTGCGCAAGGATGTCATCGACGTGCGCGCCTTGCCCGAGGCCCGGCCCCAGCCGGGAAGCAAGGGAACGCTGCGGGTGAGTGGCCACTCCGGCTGTTTCGTCAACGTGGACGGGCGCATGGCTCCGGGGGCGACGCCGGTGTCGATCGACATCGAGGCGGGCAAGGAGCTGGGCGTGAGCGTGAGCTGCCCTGGCCAGCCCGTCTGGTCACGGCGGGTGATGGCGGTGCCGGGGCAGGAAGTGGAGGTCGTTCCGAGCACGGGGACCTGA
- a CDS encoding TonB-dependent receptor plug domain-containing protein: MHSTRIAWPRGTAAQLLALACLITAGTGMAQTSKRTPDAPKASKPLPPPATSNVPQRAPFTGPAMSRPLPPPSGLASVDIPDPLAAAQGADSLEESVQQLLSEAMVSTASKRSQRIADVPMTISWIPAEELEGTGQFTLCEAIQYFPGMECRRGSMRKAAVSARGLGSNYLSNRLLLLQDGRPLTDPWTGQFYADETTPLNNLKQIEVIRGPGSSLYGSNAFSGVINIIQRQPSDLMQEGRDFGVDGRVLAGQNNTFRAQATAAGRGGPVEALVSYYGLSSDGPQLFNDPKTGQVDTNESSLVHQVSGKVNVKGVSLDASFTSADIGRPGGQQLSTVGNCGRCHYTPNDMEHVQNFNASAQVDQQVTDNLRVFAQAYTFFKRREVELENAFVENTPQSALGKRRRLGGEARGLLSLGDVTVTFGGDYKNDVVNNSNVLPGLTLDDTRQQILGGFVDAEYRPLSQLVLSAGARYDRYLIPETVWQARTDQLSPRASAVFHARPDLTLRANYGRAFRAPTLAELAINQQMYAATLIGNGSLRAETLDTVEASVDFWPFNRTVRLTGTGFYNLAKNFINQELLFGSTSRFENIGDARVLGLELEAAAQVAAINSSFDVAYQLLDARSLASGSRPEQALDYAPRHRVYARGRTNFAKVAFAELYVLFVGSRFDPGYLANPTSGVLERVQLPSYLTTNARVGANVTKGLTVSLLGSNLFNAKYEESHGFPAPPLSVFGEVKYQY; encoded by the coding sequence ATGCACTCGACTCGAATCGCGTGGCCGCGCGGCACGGCGGCTCAGCTCCTCGCTCTGGCGTGTCTGATCACCGCCGGCACCGGCATGGCGCAGACGTCCAAACGGACTCCGGACGCGCCCAAGGCGAGCAAGCCGCTGCCGCCTCCCGCCACGTCCAACGTTCCCCAGCGCGCGCCCTTCACGGGACCGGCCATGTCGCGGCCCCTGCCGCCTCCGTCGGGCCTGGCCAGCGTGGACATCCCGGATCCGCTCGCCGCCGCCCAAGGCGCGGATTCGCTCGAGGAGTCCGTGCAGCAGCTCCTGAGCGAGGCGATGGTGTCCACGGCGTCCAAGCGCAGCCAGCGCATCGCGGACGTGCCGATGACCATCTCCTGGATTCCCGCCGAGGAGCTGGAGGGCACCGGCCAGTTCACCCTCTGCGAGGCCATCCAGTACTTCCCTGGCATGGAGTGCCGGCGTGGCTCCATGCGCAAGGCGGCGGTGAGCGCGCGAGGTCTGGGCTCCAACTACCTGTCCAACCGCCTGCTGCTGTTGCAGGACGGCCGGCCCCTGACGGACCCGTGGACGGGCCAGTTCTACGCGGACGAGACCACGCCGCTCAACAACCTCAAGCAGATCGAGGTCATCCGCGGCCCGGGCTCCTCGCTCTACGGCTCCAACGCCTTCAGCGGCGTCATCAACATCATCCAGCGCCAGCCCTCGGACCTGATGCAGGAGGGGCGCGACTTCGGCGTGGATGGACGGGTGCTCGCGGGCCAGAACAACACCTTCCGCGCCCAGGCGACGGCGGCGGGGCGGGGTGGGCCGGTGGAAGCGCTCGTGAGCTACTACGGCCTGAGCTCGGATGGCCCTCAGCTCTTCAACGATCCGAAGACGGGCCAGGTGGACACCAACGAGAGCTCCCTGGTGCACCAGGTGAGCGGCAAGGTGAACGTGAAGGGCGTATCGCTGGACGCGTCCTTCACGAGCGCGGACATCGGGCGTCCGGGCGGCCAGCAGCTGTCCACCGTGGGCAACTGCGGCCGTTGCCACTACACGCCCAACGACATGGAGCACGTGCAGAACTTCAACGCGAGCGCCCAGGTCGATCAGCAGGTGACGGACAACCTGCGCGTGTTCGCCCAGGCGTACACGTTCTTCAAGCGCCGCGAGGTGGAGCTGGAGAACGCCTTCGTGGAGAACACCCCGCAGTCCGCGCTGGGCAAGCGGCGCCGGCTGGGCGGTGAGGCCCGTGGCCTGCTGTCGCTCGGCGACGTGACGGTCACCTTCGGCGGTGACTACAAGAACGACGTGGTCAACAACTCCAACGTGCTGCCCGGCCTGACGTTGGACGACACGCGCCAGCAGATCCTCGGCGGCTTCGTCGACGCGGAGTACCGGCCCCTGAGCCAGCTCGTGCTCAGCGCCGGCGCGCGCTACGACCGCTACCTCATCCCGGAGACGGTGTGGCAGGCCCGGACGGATCAGCTCTCGCCGCGCGCGAGCGCCGTGTTCCACGCGCGGCCGGACCTGACCCTGCGCGCCAACTACGGCCGCGCCTTCCGCGCGCCCACGCTCGCGGAGCTGGCCATCAACCAGCAGATGTACGCGGCCACGCTCATCGGCAATGGCTCGCTGCGCGCCGAGACGTTGGACACCGTGGAGGCCTCGGTCGATTTCTGGCCCTTCAACCGCACGGTGCGTCTGACGGGAACGGGCTTCTACAACCTGGCCAAGAACTTCATCAACCAGGAGCTGCTCTTCGGCTCCACGTCGCGCTTCGAGAACATCGGTGACGCGCGCGTACTGGGACTCGAGCTGGAGGCCGCCGCGCAGGTGGCCGCCATCAACTCCTCCTTCGACGTGGCCTACCAGTTGCTCGACGCGCGCTCGCTCGCCTCGGGCAGCCGCCCCGAGCAGGCACTCGACTACGCGCCCAGGCACCGCGTGTACGCGCGAGGCCGGACGAACTTCGCCAAGGTGGCCTTCGCGGAGCTGTATGTGCTCTTCGTGGGCTCGCGCTTCGATCCGGGCTACCTGGCCAACCCGACCTCGGGAGTGCTCGAGCGCGTGCAGCTGCCCAGCTACCTCACCACCAACGCGCGCGTGGGCGCCAACGTCACCAAGGGCCTGACGGTGTCGCTGCTGGGCTCCAACCTCTTCAACGCCAAGTACGAGGAGTCCCATGGATTCCCCGCGCCGCCGCTGAGCGTCTTCGGCGAGGTCAAGTACCAGTACTGA
- a CDS encoding PhnD/SsuA/transferrin family substrate-binding protein — translation MIRLRSFFLGLALLGASWGPVAHAAAKKATLGVFLPTTLTDGQERFQYAEALAAKLSTATGRPTAAKSFARYEDFTRAISEGIVDFAVVDAWAAVQLGAKATPVALAPLAGETSQRWAIVSNAKGSVKDLAGKRLALVKGAGAADPRFVTNVVFAGDLDAKKHFKLTPVPNVESALKMLEAKGAEAALVPLAHVPDGMRVLFKSGKVPGAVLMGMRGDADELTENLRKLEPVAPFGAFVAPQGHEVDDLRKLLASGPPRRQPVFADSPALRVETRALLEPSVLQPVLPSFADALDVAAEQPDD, via the coding sequence ATGATTCGCCTTCGCTCGTTCTTCCTCGGTCTCGCGCTGCTGGGCGCCTCCTGGGGGCCCGTCGCCCACGCGGCCGCCAAGAAGGCCACGCTGGGCGTCTTCCTGCCCACCACGCTCACGGATGGCCAGGAGCGCTTCCAGTACGCCGAGGCGCTCGCCGCCAAACTGTCCACGGCCACGGGCCGGCCGACGGCGGCCAAGAGCTTCGCCCGCTACGAGGACTTCACCCGGGCCATCTCCGAGGGCATCGTCGACTTCGCCGTCGTGGACGCCTGGGCCGCGGTGCAGTTGGGCGCCAAGGCCACTCCGGTGGCGCTCGCGCCGCTCGCGGGCGAGACATCCCAGCGCTGGGCCATCGTCTCCAACGCGAAGGGCTCGGTGAAGGACCTGGCCGGCAAGCGGCTCGCGCTCGTCAAGGGCGCGGGCGCGGCGGATCCCCGCTTCGTCACCAACGTGGTGTTCGCGGGCGACCTGGACGCCAAGAAGCACTTCAAGTTGACGCCGGTGCCCAACGTGGAGTCCGCGCTCAAGATGCTCGAGGCCAAGGGCGCCGAGGCCGCGCTGGTGCCGCTGGCGCACGTGCCCGACGGCATGCGGGTGCTCTTCAAGAGCGGCAAGGTGCCCGGCGCCGTCCTCATGGGCATGCGCGGCGATGCGGACGAATTGACGGAGAACCTGCGGAAGCTCGAGCCGGTGGCGCCCTTCGGTGCCTTCGTCGCGCCCCAGGGCCACGAGGTGGACGACCTGCGCAAGCTGCTCGCCTCGGGCCCCCCGCGCCGCCAGCCCGTGTTCGCGGACTCGCCCGCACTGCGGGTGGAGACGCGGGCTCTGCTGGAGCCCTCGGTGCTCCAACCCGTGTTGCCGTCCTTCGCGGATGCCCTGGACGTGGCGGCGGAGCAGCCCGACGACTGA